A stretch of Shewanella dokdonensis DNA encodes these proteins:
- a CDS encoding glutaredoxin family protein: MNTKLIKEFLLYFLILIAAIFSGYGVKQAYAWYNTPSKVFEKNTDAHFLGTDKKIVIYTTQWCPYCKQLRAYLNREKIAYEDRDIEIHDEKIDRLYASINKEAIPVIVLKGKVLIGFDEKLLGSELNELSPQN, from the coding sequence ATGAACACCAAATTAATAAAGGAATTTTTGCTATATTTTTTAATTCTAATTGCAGCTATATTTTCTGGTTATGGTGTAAAGCAAGCTTATGCTTGGTATAACACACCGAGCAAAGTTTTTGAGAAAAATACTGACGCCCATTTTTTAGGTACGGATAAAAAAATTGTTATATATACTACTCAATGGTGTCCGTATTGTAAGCAACTTAGAGCATATCTCAATCGTGAAAAGATTGCCTATGAAGACAGAGATATTGAAATTCATGATGAAAAAATAGATAGACTATATGCATCGATTAATAAGGAAGCAATACCAGTAATAGTACTTAAAGGAAAAGTTCTTATCGGGTTTGATGAAAAATTACTCGGCTCTGAATTAAATGAGTTATCACCTCAAAACTGA
- the gcvP gene encoding aminomethyl-transferring glycine dehydrogenase, whose translation MTKQTLTQLEQHDLFIRRHIGSDETQQQQMLDYVGAESLDDLTAQIVPGSIRLNRELALDDACGEAAGTESIKLIAAKNKVFKSYIGMGYYGTEVPAVIQRNVLENPGWYTAYTPYQPEIAQGRLEAILNFQQLSMDLTGLDLASASLLDEATAAAEAMAMAKRISKAKKANIFYVADDVFPQTLDVVKTRAECFGFEVLVGPADEAVNHEIFGALFQYSNKQGAIRDYTSLFAQLHQQKAVVAVAADIMSLVLLKSPGSMGADIAFGNTQRFGVPMGYGGPHAAYFVTKDEHKRSMPGRIIGVSKDTRGNVALRMAMQTREQHIRREKANSNICTAQILLANMASFYAVYHGPDGLKTIANRIHRLTDILAAGLQAKGVTLLNSTWFDTLTFKVADKDAVIARALAAQSNLRIDADGALGVSLDETTTRADVATLFDIILGTGHGLDITALDTAIVATGSNSIPAALLRDDAILTHPVFNRYHSETEMMRYIKHLENKDLALNHSMISLGSCTMKLNAAVEMQPISWPEFANLHPFCPQVQAEGYHELVQNLSDWLVEITGYDAVCMQPNSGAQGEYSGLLAIRRYHQSRGEAHRNVCLIPQSAHGTNPASAHMAGMQVVVVECDKQGNVDMDDLRAKASDMAANLSCIMITYPSTHGVYEETIRDICQVIHQHGGQVYLDGANMNAQVGITSPGFIGADVSHLNLHKTFAIPHGGGGPGMGPIGVKAHLAPFVAGHSVVKLGKACDNNGAVAAAQYGSAGILPISWMYIKLLGAKGLRLSTQNAMLNANYLAKKLSEHYPVLYRGRNDRVAHECIIDLRPLKEASGVTEMDIAKRLNDYGFHAPTMSFPVAGTLMIEPTESESKVELDRFIDAMVSIRSEIAKVAAGEWPADNNPLHNAPHTMADIMDPAFDERPYSRELAVFPCDAVRANKFWPTVNRIDDVYGDRNLFCSCVPMEDYK comes from the coding sequence ATGACCAAGCAAACCCTCACTCAGCTAGAGCAGCACGATCTCTTTATCCGCCGCCATATTGGCTCCGATGAGACCCAGCAACAGCAGATGCTGGATTATGTCGGTGCCGAGTCTTTGGACGATTTGACCGCGCAGATAGTCCCAGGATCGATTCGTCTGAACCGGGAACTGGCACTGGATGACGCTTGTGGCGAAGCCGCCGGTACTGAGTCAATCAAGCTGATTGCTGCTAAGAACAAAGTGTTCAAAAGTTATATCGGTATGGGCTACTACGGTACTGAAGTGCCAGCGGTTATTCAGCGCAACGTGCTGGAAAACCCCGGTTGGTACACCGCTTACACACCGTATCAACCCGAAATTGCCCAAGGCCGTTTGGAAGCCATTCTTAACTTCCAGCAACTGTCGATGGATTTGACCGGTTTGGATCTGGCCTCCGCCTCACTGCTGGATGAAGCCACCGCCGCTGCCGAAGCTATGGCCATGGCTAAGCGTATTTCCAAAGCCAAAAAAGCCAATATCTTTTATGTGGCGGATGATGTATTCCCACAAACACTCGACGTGGTGAAAACCCGTGCCGAATGTTTTGGTTTTGAGGTGCTGGTCGGCCCGGCTGACGAAGCCGTTAACCACGAAATTTTTGGCGCGCTGTTCCAGTACAGCAATAAGCAGGGCGCTATCCGTGATTACACCTCACTGTTTGCCCAACTGCACCAACAGAAAGCCGTTGTTGCCGTCGCTGCTGACATCATGTCGCTGGTGCTGTTGAAGTCTCCTGGCAGCATGGGCGCAGATATCGCCTTTGGTAACACCCAGCGCTTTGGTGTGCCTATGGGTTACGGTGGCCCACACGCGGCGTATTTCGTCACTAAAGACGAACATAAACGCTCTATGCCTGGCCGCATCATTGGCGTATCTAAAGATACCCGCGGTAACGTGGCACTGCGTATGGCAATGCAGACCCGTGAACAGCATATCCGCCGTGAAAAAGCTAACTCCAATATCTGTACGGCGCAGATCCTGCTGGCCAACATGGCATCTTTCTACGCCGTGTACCATGGCCCCGATGGTCTGAAAACCATCGCTAATCGCATTCATCGGCTGACCGATATTTTGGCTGCCGGACTGCAAGCCAAAGGCGTAACACTGCTAAATAGCACTTGGTTCGATACCTTAACATTCAAGGTGGCAGACAAAGACGCGGTTATCGCCCGCGCGCTGGCGGCACAAAGCAACCTGCGTATTGATGCCGATGGTGCCCTGGGTGTGAGCCTGGATGAAACCACCACTCGCGCCGATGTTGCTACGCTGTTTGATATCATCCTCGGTACTGGTCACGGGCTGGATATCACCGCGCTGGATACCGCAATTGTGGCGACGGGCAGCAATTCGATTCCTGCTGCACTACTGCGTGATGACGCCATCCTTACCCATCCGGTGTTTAACCGCTATCACAGCGAAACCGAGATGATGCGTTACATCAAGCACCTGGAAAACAAAGATCTGGCGCTGAACCATTCAATGATTTCCCTCGGTTCTTGCACCATGAAGCTCAACGCCGCGGTGGAAATGCAACCGATCAGCTGGCCAGAATTTGCTAATCTGCATCCATTCTGCCCACAGGTTCAGGCTGAAGGTTATCACGAGCTGGTACAGAACCTGAGTGACTGGCTGGTGGAAATCACCGGTTACGATGCCGTATGTATGCAGCCAAACTCTGGCGCCCAAGGCGAGTACTCTGGCTTGCTGGCAATTCGTCGATACCATCAATCCCGTGGTGAAGCACACCGTAACGTGTGTCTGATCCCGCAGTCTGCCCACGGCACTAACCCCGCATCCGCTCACATGGCGGGCATGCAGGTGGTAGTGGTGGAGTGTGACAAGCAGGGTAACGTGGACATGGACGACCTTCGTGCCAAGGCGAGTGATATGGCCGCCAATCTGTCCTGCATCATGATCACTTACCCTTCAACGCACGGTGTGTATGAAGAAACCATCCGCGATATCTGCCAAGTGATCCATCAGCACGGTGGTCAGGTGTATCTCGACGGTGCCAACATGAACGCGCAGGTGGGCATTACCTCACCCGGATTTATCGGCGCTGACGTGTCACACCTCAACCTGCATAAAACCTTTGCTATCCCGCACGGCGGTGGCGGCCCAGGCATGGGCCCTATCGGTGTCAAAGCACATCTGGCACCGTTCGTTGCTGGTCACAGCGTGGTAAAACTGGGTAAAGCCTGTGATAACAATGGCGCGGTTGCGGCGGCGCAGTACGGTAGCGCTGGCATCCTGCCCATCAGTTGGATGTACATCAAACTGCTGGGCGCCAAAGGACTGCGGTTATCCACTCAGAATGCCATGCTCAACGCTAACTATCTGGCGAAGAAGCTGTCTGAGCACTATCCCGTATTGTACCGTGGCCGTAACGACCGCGTGGCACACGAATGTATCATCGATTTGCGTCCGCTCAAGGAAGCTTCCGGTGTCACTGAAATGGATATTGCTAAGCGCTTGAACGACTACGGTTTCCATGCGCCAACCATGAGCTTCCCAGTCGCGGGTACGCTGATGATTGAGCCAACTGAATCTGAATCAAAAGTGGAACTGGATCGCTTCATCGACGCCATGGTGTCTATCCGTAGCGAAATCGCTAAAGTTGCAGCCGGTGAATGGCCAGCGGACAATAACCCGCTGCACAACGCACCGCACACCATGGCTGACATCATGGACCCAGCGTTTGACGAACGGCCTTACAGTCGTGAATTGGCTGTGTTCCCATGCGATGCCGTGCGTGCCAACAAGTTCTGGCCGACCGTGAATCGTATCGATGACGTGTACGGCGACCGCAACCTGTTCTGTAGCTGTGTGCCGATGGAAGACTATAAGTAG
- the gcvT gene encoding glycine cleavage system aminomethyltransferase GcvT: protein MANKTVLFNKHLESNAKMVDFHGWDMPLHYGSQIEEHHAVRNDAGMFDVSHMTVVDVTGNGARDFLRYLLANDVAKLQQPGKALYSGMLNQQAGVIDDLITYYLSDTYYRVVVNSATREKDLAWINAQAKAFAVAITEQPQLAMIAVQGPNAKAKAATVFSDAQKAAVAGMKPFFGVQAENLFIATTGYTGEAGYEIMVPENEAAALWQALKDAGVAPCGLGARDTLRLEAGMNLYGQDMDETINPLAANMGWTIAWEPADRDFIGRAALTAIKAQGSDKLVGLVMEEKGVLRHDMPVFFTDAAGNEQQGVITSGSFSPTLGYSIAMARVPASIGDSAEVEMRKKRVAVKVIAPSFVRNGKQAF, encoded by the coding sequence ATGGCTAATAAAACTGTACTCTTTAACAAGCATCTTGAAAGCAATGCCAAGATGGTTGATTTTCACGGTTGGGACATGCCTCTGCATTATGGTTCCCAGATTGAGGAACACCACGCTGTCCGTAATGACGCCGGTATGTTCGATGTTTCCCACATGACAGTGGTAGACGTAACTGGCAATGGTGCCCGTGACTTTTTGCGTTATTTGCTGGCCAATGATGTGGCCAAACTGCAACAGCCTGGTAAAGCCTTGTACAGCGGCATGCTGAACCAACAGGCCGGGGTGATTGATGACCTGATCACTTATTACCTGAGCGACACCTATTATCGGGTGGTGGTGAACTCCGCTACTCGTGAAAAAGACCTGGCATGGATCAATGCTCAGGCCAAAGCTTTTGCCGTTGCCATCACCGAACAGCCACAGTTGGCGATGATTGCCGTGCAGGGCCCGAATGCCAAGGCCAAAGCGGCCACGGTTTTCAGTGATGCCCAAAAAGCCGCCGTTGCTGGCATGAAACCTTTCTTTGGCGTACAGGCAGAGAACCTGTTTATTGCCACCACAGGTTACACCGGTGAAGCCGGTTACGAAATCATGGTGCCAGAAAACGAAGCCGCCGCACTGTGGCAAGCACTGAAAGATGCTGGCGTAGCACCTTGTGGTTTAGGCGCGCGTGATACTCTGCGTCTGGAAGCCGGGATGAATCTTTACGGTCAGGATATGGACGAAACCATCAATCCGCTGGCGGCCAATATGGGCTGGACCATTGCTTGGGAACCTGCCGACCGTGACTTTATCGGCCGCGCCGCGCTGACTGCCATTAAAGCGCAGGGCAGCGATAAATTAGTGGGTCTAGTGATGGAAGAAAAAGGCGTATTGCGCCACGACATGCCAGTATTCTTCACTGATGCGGCAGGTAACGAGCAGCAGGGCGTGATCACCAGTGGTTCCTTCTCGCCCACATTAGGCTATTCTATTGCCATGGCACGGGTTCCTGCATCAATCGGGGATTCGGCCGAGGTGGAAATGCGTAAAAAACGCGTAGCAGTTAAAGTGATTGCGCCCAGCTTTGTGCGCAACGGCAAACAAGCATTCTGA
- the gcvH gene encoding glycine cleavage system protein GcvH: protein MSDIPNELLYTSSHEWVRQEADGSYTIGITEHAQELLGDMVFVELPEVGDTIDAGDDCAVAESVKAASDIYAPLSGEVIAVNEALEDSPELVNSDAYGDGWFFRIKPSDASELDNLLDAEAYQAVIDEE from the coding sequence ATGAGCGATATTCCTAACGAATTACTGTACACATCTTCGCACGAGTGGGTACGCCAGGAAGCTGATGGCAGCTACACCATCGGTATCACTGAACACGCACAGGAACTGCTGGGCGACATGGTATTTGTAGAGCTGCCAGAAGTGGGCGATACCATTGATGCCGGTGATGATTGCGCCGTGGCTGAATCTGTAAAAGCCGCATCCGACATCTATGCGCCATTGTCTGGCGAAGTGATTGCGGTTAACGAAGCACTGGAAGACAGCCCTGAGCTGGTCAACAGTGATGCTTACGGTGATGGCTGGTTCTTCCGCATCAAGCCTTCCGATGCGTCTGAGCTGGACAACCTGCTGGACGCAGAAGCCTATCAGGCTGTCATCGACGAAGAATAA
- a CDS encoding VOC family protein, whose translation MIPKSTKLRVARPTDNLAKITEMYINGLGFKLLGAFEGHNGFDGSIIGHENHNYHLEFTHHKGTTVGKAPTQDNLLVFYLPEHDEWSQCCKQMEQAGFVVVPSYNDYWDVVGKTFEDIDGYRVVLQNREWLA comes from the coding sequence ATGATCCCTAAATCTACCAAACTCAGAGTTGCCCGCCCAACCGATAACCTGGCAAAAATTACTGAAATGTATATCAACGGCCTGGGATTCAAATTACTTGGTGCTTTCGAAGGCCACAATGGTTTTGATGGCTCTATCATCGGTCATGAGAACCATAATTATCATCTGGAATTTACTCATCACAAAGGGACAACTGTTGGGAAGGCCCCGACTCAAGACAATTTGCTGGTTTTCTATTTACCGGAACATGATGAGTGGAGTCAGTGCTGTAAACAAATGGAGCAAGCAGGATTTGTTGTTGTCCCCTCCTACAATGACTACTGGGATGTTGTAGGCAAAACCTTTGAAGATATAGATGGTTATCGAGTAGTGCTGCAAAACCGTGAGTGGCTAGCTTGA
- a CDS encoding UPF0149 family protein: MATPPSLRIDNLQSALDNAEIGQHPVEVHGALVGIICGGAVKSQDWHQPLLELMNDGQPLPQDLAGLIQELAQDTVNRLQDAEFGFALLLPEEEEALATRLEALSLWTQSFLTGIAIAQPGLNQASEDVREVIKDLAEITQVDLNVTEDDECEQAFQELLEFVRMSAILCYSEFVLHQQTDTESQEQGILH, translated from the coding sequence ATGGCAACTCCTCCTTCACTACGCATTGACAATCTCCAGTCAGCACTGGATAACGCCGAAATCGGCCAGCATCCGGTAGAGGTGCATGGGGCGCTGGTAGGTATCATCTGTGGCGGCGCGGTAAAGTCGCAGGACTGGCATCAACCATTGCTGGAATTAATGAATGACGGGCAACCGTTGCCCCAGGATTTGGCTGGACTGATCCAAGAGTTGGCGCAAGATACCGTTAATCGCTTGCAAGATGCTGAATTTGGCTTTGCCCTGCTGTTACCAGAAGAGGAAGAAGCCTTAGCAACGCGTTTGGAAGCCTTGTCTTTGTGGACCCAGAGTTTTCTGACCGGAATCGCCATCGCGCAGCCGGGACTGAATCAGGCATCAGAAGATGTGCGCGAAGTGATCAAGGATCTGGCAGAGATCACTCAGGTCGATCTTAATGTCACTGAAGACGATGAGTGTGAGCAGGCATTCCAGGAGTTGCTGGAGTTTGTGCGTATGTCCGCTATTTTGTGTTATTCCGAATTTGTACTGCATCAACAAACAGATACCGAGTCTCAGGAGCAGGGCATACTGCATTAA
- the bla gene encoding class A beta-lactamase — MDSRLINKYFLASLLLGIGYHFPAWGKTMPFPAPLAQQLATIEQNSNGRLGVALLDTKDHTLYQYRGTERFPMCSTSKVMVAANLLQRNEQQPTLLQQAIFIQPTDIVSYSPITEKHLGSTMTIAELSAAALQYSDNTAMNKLLQQLGGPANVTQFARSIDDKDFQLNRMEPELNTAIPDDKRDTSTPQAMATSLYRLTLGDVLAKEQRAQLVQWMKGNTTGNASIKAGTPSNWVVADKTGSGSYGTTNDIAVLWPDNRAPLVLVVYFTQRQQTATPRKDILAAATKAVLPLK; from the coding sequence ATGGATAGTAGATTGATCAATAAATATTTTTTAGCCTCGTTGCTTCTTGGCATAGGGTATCACTTCCCCGCTTGGGGTAAAACAATGCCCTTCCCTGCACCTCTTGCACAACAGTTGGCGACTATCGAGCAAAATAGCAACGGGCGCTTAGGCGTTGCATTGTTAGACACCAAAGATCATACGCTGTATCAGTACCGTGGCACCGAGCGGTTTCCGATGTGCAGCACCAGTAAGGTGATGGTGGCTGCCAATCTATTGCAGCGCAATGAACAACAACCGACCCTATTGCAACAGGCCATATTTATCCAACCAACCGATATTGTCAGCTACAGCCCAATAACAGAGAAACATCTGGGTAGCACTATGACGATTGCCGAACTCAGCGCCGCAGCATTGCAATACAGCGACAATACCGCCATGAACAAACTGCTACAGCAACTGGGTGGCCCAGCAAATGTAACTCAGTTTGCCAGAAGTATTGATGATAAGGATTTTCAGCTGAACAGAATGGAGCCCGAGCTGAATACGGCAATCCCCGATGATAAGCGGGATACAAGCACCCCGCAGGCAATGGCAACCAGCCTATATCGGCTAACCTTGGGTGATGTGTTGGCAAAAGAACAGCGAGCACAACTGGTGCAGTGGATGAAAGGCAATACCACCGGCAACGCCAGTATTAAAGCCGGTACACCCAGCAACTGGGTGGTTGCAGACAAAACCGGTAGCGGCAGTTATGGCACCACCAATGATATTGCAGTGCTATGGCCCGACAATCGCGCGCCATTAGTCTTAGTGGTCTATTTCACCCAGCGGCAGCAAACCGCAACCCCGAGAAAAGATATCCTGGCCGCAGCCACTAAAGCCGTGCTCCCGCTTAAATAA
- the ubiH gene encoding 2-octaprenyl-6-methoxyphenyl hydroxylase, whose protein sequence is MNPQSTDVDIAIVGGAMVGASLALALDNLGRQLQRPLKLALIERHQPGTGESGFDARAIAVAHGSRHTLQQLGIWPKLAHLATPIHDIHVSDRGHFGMTEINCRSFNLDALGAVVELERVGQTLFAALAKTDIAVFCPAELTSIASETQGHILTLSDGQQLRCKLLVAADGANSKVRQLQQQPQQISAFGQSAIIANVASKRPHQGMAWERFTEHGPIALLPMADSNGQPRLSLVWAMPEQAVAERLALADNDFLDALQQAFGNRAGQFTAVGSRHSYPLALSYMPRPAFHRTLYVGNAAQTLHPIAGQGFNLGLRDISGLLAVLAPVLQQGGDVGAVTVIHQYLACRENDRRQTINSIEFLVRGFSNQYWPLVAGRNLGLRLLSWLPPLKVPVAHRAMGWHGREACIASARSR, encoded by the coding sequence ATGAATCCGCAATCCACTGACGTTGATATTGCCATTGTTGGCGGCGCTATGGTGGGCGCTTCGCTGGCACTGGCGTTGGATAATCTTGGCCGTCAGCTACAACGACCATTAAAACTGGCACTGATTGAACGCCATCAACCCGGCACTGGCGAGTCTGGATTTGATGCCCGCGCCATTGCGGTGGCACATGGCTCGCGTCATACCCTGCAACAACTGGGGATCTGGCCGAAACTGGCACATCTTGCTACCCCAATTCATGATATCCACGTGTCTGATCGTGGTCATTTCGGCATGACCGAAATCAACTGCCGCAGTTTTAACCTCGATGCCTTAGGCGCAGTGGTAGAGCTGGAACGGGTGGGGCAAACGCTATTTGCTGCGTTGGCAAAAACAGATATTGCGGTTTTTTGTCCTGCGGAACTCACTAGCATCGCTAGCGAAACACAAGGGCATATCCTGACCTTGAGCGATGGTCAGCAACTGCGCTGTAAATTGCTGGTGGCTGCCGATGGCGCTAATTCCAAGGTACGGCAACTGCAACAACAGCCGCAGCAAATCAGTGCGTTTGGCCAGAGTGCCATCATTGCCAATGTTGCCAGCAAGCGTCCACATCAGGGCATGGCCTGGGAACGTTTTACCGAACACGGCCCGATTGCACTATTGCCGATGGCCGATAGTAATGGTCAGCCGCGACTGTCTCTAGTGTGGGCTATGCCGGAACAGGCGGTGGCGGAGCGCTTGGCATTAGCCGATAACGACTTTCTTGACGCATTACAGCAGGCTTTTGGCAATCGCGCCGGACAGTTTACTGCCGTTGGCAGCCGTCATAGCTATCCGCTGGCATTAAGTTATATGCCGCGGCCAGCGTTTCATCGCACCTTGTATGTTGGTAATGCGGCGCAGACGCTGCATCCCATTGCGGGTCAGGGTTTTAACTTAGGACTCAGAGATATCAGCGGCTTGCTGGCGGTGCTGGCGCCCGTGCTGCAACAGGGCGGTGATGTGGGGGCGGTGACAGTGATCCATCAATATCTGGCCTGTCGTGAAAATGATCGGCGGCAGACCATTAACAGTATTGAATTTCTGGTACGTGGTTTTTCCAACCAGTACTGGCCGTTAGTGGCTGGTCGTAATCTCGGTTTGCGGTTGTTATCTTGGTTGCCGCCATTAAAGGTTCCCGTGGCACATCGGGCGATGGGTTGGCACGGCCGCGAAGCCTGTATTGCCTCAGCAAGGAGTCGATGA
- a CDS encoding phospholipase D family protein, which produces MLLTAGCVAAPDSVPLSDRDYCAVQQTSTTQTLSEFTAPYATEMQQKTGVYVLEQGTEAMMSRAWLAERAEKSIDVQYFIFSIDNVGLIATDYLVRAAERGIKVRVLVDDIMLEARGDELLMLDAHKNIEIKIYNPNVNLGKNIVQKVTALLTDFHGINQRMHNKVFLVDQQIAITGGRNIADEYFGFDHEYNFRDRDVFLAGKAVQSVENSFEQYWQSKLSVSITDLFDKLPSPANPEFSRLHSYACNPANFSPEIRAEIEDVPATFKQLADEGKFLFINNVEYVADMPGKNDRSHFLGGGSITHDKLVALAESASDSIVIQTPYLITTKSDRAFLRKLVKQGISIKILTNSLASNDNLEAFSGYQRNRAALLDTGVEVYEFRPDAKIRQRVMSEHMYKRSPTVPIFGLHAKTMTIDNHITVIGTYNFDPRSTNLNTESITVIDSPAITQEVKASMLKEMEADNAWQITKDFNPDSEESLSKRIGVKLRRIVPKNIL; this is translated from the coding sequence TTGCTGCTCACTGCGGGCTGTGTTGCTGCGCCCGATAGTGTGCCGTTATCCGATCGTGATTATTGCGCAGTGCAGCAAACTAGCACCACTCAGACGCTCTCTGAGTTTACCGCACCCTATGCCACTGAGATGCAGCAGAAGACCGGTGTTTATGTCTTGGAACAAGGCACAGAGGCGATGATGTCGCGGGCTTGGCTAGCCGAGCGGGCGGAGAAAAGCATCGACGTACAATACTTTATCTTTTCAATCGATAACGTGGGTTTGATAGCTACCGACTATTTAGTACGGGCGGCTGAGCGCGGCATAAAAGTGCGGGTGTTGGTGGACGACATCATGTTGGAAGCACGCGGCGACGAGCTGTTAATGTTAGATGCCCACAAGAATATTGAGATTAAAATCTACAACCCAAACGTCAACTTGGGTAAGAATATCGTACAAAAGGTTACCGCACTGCTGACCGATTTCCACGGCATCAACCAACGGATGCACAACAAAGTATTTCTGGTTGATCAGCAAATCGCCATTACCGGCGGCCGCAATATCGCCGATGAATATTTTGGTTTCGACCACGAATATAACTTTAGGGACCGCGATGTTTTTCTGGCCGGTAAAGCGGTTCAGTCAGTGGAAAACTCTTTTGAGCAGTATTGGCAAAGCAAGCTCAGTGTTTCTATCACCGATCTGTTCGATAAACTGCCATCCCCAGCCAATCCCGAATTTTCACGGCTACATTCCTACGCCTGCAACCCCGCCAATTTCAGCCCAGAGATTAGGGCAGAGATTGAAGACGTACCTGCCACCTTCAAACAGCTTGCAGATGAAGGTAAGTTTTTATTTATCAATAACGTGGAATATGTGGCCGACATGCCGGGCAAGAACGATCGCAGCCATTTCCTCGGCGGCGGCAGCATCACCCACGATAAATTGGTAGCACTGGCTGAAAGCGCCAGCGACAGCATAGTGATTCAAACGCCCTATTTGATTACCACCAAAAGCGACCGAGCATTCCTGCGTAAATTGGTTAAGCAAGGTATCAGCATTAAAATTCTCACCAACAGTCTGGCCTCCAACGACAACCTAGAAGCGTTTAGCGGTTATCAACGCAACCGAGCCGCATTGCTAGATACCGGCGTAGAAGTGTATGAATTCAGACCGGACGCCAAAATCAGGCAAAGGGTGATGTCGGAGCACATGTACAAACGCTCGCCAACCGTGCCGATATTCGGCCTGCATGCCAAAACCATGACCATTGATAACCACATCACCGTAATTGGCACCTACAACTTTGACCCGCGCAGCACCAACCTGAATACTGAAAGTATCACAGTGATCGACTCGCCAGCGATCACCCAAGAGGTAAAAGCCTCCATGCTAAAAGAGATGGAAGCCGACAACGCCTGGCAGATCACCAAAGACTTTAACCCCGACAGCGAGGAGAGTTTATCCAAGCGCATCGGAGTGAAATTACGCAGAATTGTACCGAAGAATATTTTGTAG
- a CDS encoding FAD-dependent monooxygenase translates to MFKSQSYDVAIVGGGMVGLATACGLADAGLSVLVIDASAATAVSGEPKLRVSAINAASRTLLEHLGAWSYLPTARLAPYSKIAVWDKDGMGSIQFDAEQLSADSLGAIIENDAIHYALAQRAAELDSLTLLENTRLQRLAFGEREAWLTLENGDNLSATLVVAADGANSWVRQQCQIPLTFWDYDHHAIVATIRTQLPHGNCARQVFSAAGPLAFLPLYDAHLCSIVWSLPPEQVNELLALTPPQFSQQLTAAFDGKLGLCELVSERQSFPLRMRYARHFARHRLLLAGDAAHTIHPLAGQGVNLGFLDAAAIIDTVAKLHDAGKDIGAYENLRSLERWRKADAMQMIGAMEGLKQLFSGSHPLKKALRDIGLNLVNNTAPVKTVFMQQAMGQKFNLPPLCRVDQES, encoded by the coding sequence ATGTTTAAATCGCAAAGCTATGATGTGGCCATTGTGGGTGGTGGCATGGTGGGGCTGGCGACCGCTTGTGGTTTGGCCGATGCCGGATTATCTGTATTAGTGATTGATGCCTCGGCAGCCACAGCCGTCAGCGGTGAACCTAAGCTGCGGGTCAGCGCTATCAACGCGGCTAGCCGCACGTTATTAGAGCATCTTGGCGCTTGGAGTTACCTGCCAACGGCGCGATTGGCACCCTATAGCAAGATAGCTGTGTGGGACAAGGATGGCATGGGCAGTATTCAGTTTGATGCTGAACAGTTAAGTGCCGATAGTCTCGGTGCCATTATCGAGAATGATGCTATCCATTATGCTTTGGCACAGCGCGCCGCTGAGCTAGACAGTCTGACACTGCTGGAAAATACGCGCCTGCAACGGTTGGCGTTTGGCGAGCGCGAAGCCTGGTTGACGTTAGAAAATGGCGACAATCTGTCAGCGACACTGGTGGTTGCCGCCGATGGTGCCAATTCCTGGGTGCGGCAGCAATGTCAGATCCCGCTGACGTTCTGGGATTATGATCACCACGCCATAGTGGCCACTATCCGCACCCAGTTACCGCATGGCAATTGTGCCCGTCAGGTATTTTCAGCCGCAGGCCCGCTGGCATTTCTGCCGTTATATGATGCGCATTTGTGCTCTATCGTTTGGTCACTGCCGCCGGAGCAGGTCAATGAACTACTGGCGTTAACACCACCGCAGTTCAGCCAACAGCTAACGGCCGCATTTGATGGCAAACTGGGGTTATGTGAACTGGTTAGTGAACGTCAGAGTTTTCCGCTACGGATGCGTTATGCCCGCCATTTCGCCCGGCATCGATTGCTGCTGGCGGGAGATGCCGCGCATACCATTCACCCGCTGGCCGGACAGGGCGTGAATCTGGGCTTTTTGGATGCGGCGGCGATTATCGACACAGTCGCCAAATTGCACGATGCAGGTAAAGATATCGGCGCCTATGAAAACCTACGATCACTGGAGCGCTGGCGTAAAGCCGATGCGATGCAGATGATTGGTGCGATGGAAGGCCTGAAGCAGTTGTTCAGTGGTAGTCATCCGCTGAAAAAAGCGTTACGCGATATCGGCCTCAATCTGGTGAATAATACTGCTCCTGTGAAAACAGTGTTCATGCAACAGGCCATGGGACAAAAATTCAACTTACCGCCGCTGTGTCGCGTCGATCAAGAGAGTTGA